The following are encoded in a window of Mycobacterium decipiens genomic DNA:
- a CDS encoding WS/DGAT/MGAT family O-acyltransferase: MKRLSGWDAVLLYSETPNVHMHTLKIAVIELDSDRGEFGIDAFREVIASRLHKLEPLGYQLIDVPFKFHHPMWREHCEVDLDYHIRPWQLRAPGGRRELDEAVGQIASTPLDRDHPLWEMYLVEGLANHRIAVVAKIHHALADGVASANLMARGMDLVPGPEGGLYVRDPAPTNRQLVSTAFADHLRHIGRIPATIRYTAQGLGRVRRSSRKLSPELTMPFTPPPTFMNHRLTPERRFATATLALVDVKETGKKLGATINDMVLAISAGALRTLLLRYDGRAEPLLASVPVSYDFSPERISGNHFTGMMVALPTDSDDPLERVRCCHENAVSAKESHQLLGPELISRWAAYFPPAGAEALFRWLSSRDGQNKVLNLNISNVPGPRERGRVGGALVTEIYSVGPLTAGSGLNITVWSYVDQLNISVLTDGSTVKDPHEVTEGMIADFIDIRRAAGLSEDLTVIQTAMAQA; encoded by the coding sequence GTGAAACGGCTTAGCGGCTGGGACGCGGTACTGCTATACAGCGAGACTCCGAACGTGCACATGCACACGCTCAAGATCGCCGTGATTGAGTTGGATTCGGACAGAGGTGAATTCGGTATCGATGCCTTCCGCGAGGTGATCGCCAGCCGGCTGCACAAGCTTGAGCCATTGGGCTACCAGCTGATCGATGTCCCGTTCAAGTTCCACCACCCGATGTGGCGGGAGCACTGCGAGGTCGATCTCGACTATCACATCCGGCCCTGGCAGTTGCGTGCCCCGGGCGGTCGGCGCGAACTCGACGAGGCGGTCGGACAGATCGCCAGCACCCCGCTGGACCGCGACCACCCGCTGTGGGAGATGTATCTCGTTGAGGGACTTGCCAACCACCGGATCGCGGTGGTGGCCAAGATTCACCACGCGCTCGCCGACGGCGTCGCCTCGGCAAACCTGATGGCCCGTGGGATGGACCTGGTGCCGGGACCCGAGGGTGGCCTATATGTGCGCGATCCGGCGCCTACCAACCGGCAACTGGTGTCCACGGCGTTCGCGGACCACCTACGTCACATCGGACGGATCCCCGCGACGATCCGCTATACCGCGCAGGGTCTGGGTCGGGTGCGGCGTAGCTCGCGCAAACTCTCACCGGAATTGACCATGCCGTTTACTCCGCCGCCGACCTTCATGAATCACCGGCTCACTCCGGAGCGCAGGTTCGCCACCGCCACGTTGGCGCTGGTCGATGTGAAGGAGACGGGCAAGAAGCTGGGCGCGACGATCAACGACATGGTGCTGGCCATATCGGCCGGAGCGCTGCGTACTTTGCTGCTGCGCTATGACGGCAGGGCCGAGCCGCTGCTGGCCTCGGTTCCGGTGAGTTACGACTTCTCGCCGGAGCGGATCTCCGGGAACCATTTCACCGGAATGATGGTGGCGCTGCCCACCGACTCGGACGACCCGCTGGAAAGGGTGCGGTGCTGTCACGAAAACGCGGTCTCCGCCAAGGAGAGCCACCAGCTGTTGGGACCGGAGTTGATCAGCCGCTGGGCGGCATACTTTCCGCCGGCGGGTGCGGAAGCCCTTTTTCGGTGGTTGTCCAGCCGCGATGGACAGAACAAGGTCCTCAACTTGAATATCTCGAATGTTCCCGGTCCGCGCGAACGCGGCCGGGTGGGCGGCGCGCTGGTCACCGAAATCTATTCGGTGGGGCCGTTGACCGCGGGTAGCGGTCTGAATATCACCGTGTGGAGCTATGTCGATCAGCTCAATATCTCGGTGCTAACCGATGGTTCGACGGTCAAGGACCCGCATGAAGTGACCGAGGGGATGATCGCCGACTTCATCGACATACGCCGCGCTGCTGGGCTTTCCGAGGACCTGACGGTCATCCAGACCGCGATGGCGCAGGCATGA
- a CDS encoding crotonase/enoyl-CoA hydratase family protein has protein sequence MNAASAAAPNSEPEVRVEQRDRILIITINRPKAKNAVNAAVSRGLADAMDRLDGDAGLSVAILTGAGGSFCAGMDLKAFARGENVVVEGRGLGFTECPPAKPLIAAVEGYALAGGTELALATDLIVAARDSAFGIPEVKRGLVAGGGGLLRLPERIPYAIAMELALTGDNLPAERAHELGLVNVLAEPGTALDAAIALAEKITANGPLAVAATKRIITESRGWSADTMFAEQMKILLPVFTSNDAKEGAIAFAEKRPPRWTGT, from the coding sequence ATGAATGCGGCAAGTGCAGCAGCGCCCAACAGCGAACCCGAGGTCCGAGTCGAACAGCGGGATCGGATTCTGATCATCACGATCAACCGCCCGAAGGCCAAGAACGCGGTCAACGCCGCGGTCAGCCGCGGCTTGGCCGATGCGATGGATCGGCTGGACGGCGACGCCGGCCTTTCGGTGGCGATTCTGACCGGCGCGGGCGGTTCGTTCTGCGCGGGTATGGATCTCAAGGCGTTCGCCCGGGGCGAGAACGTCGTCGTCGAGGGCCGCGGCCTCGGCTTTACCGAATGTCCGCCGGCCAAGCCGCTCATCGCGGCGGTGGAGGGCTACGCGTTGGCCGGCGGTACGGAGCTGGCTCTGGCTACCGACCTGATCGTGGCGGCCAGGGACTCGGCGTTCGGGATTCCCGAAGTCAAACGGGGTCTGGTTGCCGGTGGTGGCGGATTGCTGCGGCTGCCGGAGCGCATCCCGTATGCGATCGCGATGGAGCTGGCGTTGACGGGTGACAACCTACCGGCCGAACGCGCGCACGAGTTGGGGCTCGTCAACGTCTTGGCGGAGCCGGGAACCGCACTCGATGCGGCGATTGCGTTGGCGGAGAAGATCACCGCCAACGGGCCGCTCGCGGTCGCGGCCACCAAGCGGATTATCACCGAGTCGCGCGGCTGGAGCGCCGACACCATGTTTGCCGAGCAGATGAAGATCCTGTTGCCGGTGTTCACCTCCAACGACGCGAAGGAGGGCGCCATCGCGTTCGCCGAGAAGCGTCCGCCCCGTTGGACGGGGACCTGA
- a CDS encoding class I adenylate-forming enzyme family protein, with the protein MSISLLLEMAVSSNPDRTALVCADASGDLRWTTQQLSDLADGGAGVIAGSNAGHVAYVGTGGGMLPLLIFAAARAGLALTPINYRLSAEGMQALLRRLPEPLVVVDKRYQEMLGDASDRLMASAEFLAAAGSTEAVTGFPDPDAAAIVLFTSGTTAQPKAVELSHHNLTSYVTGTVEFGSAGTDDAALICVPPYHIAGVGAALSNLYAGRKMVYLPNFDAHEWVRLANAERVTTATVVPTMLDRIVAVLAEGQHDLPALRNLAYGGSKVGLPLIRRALDLLPKVGFVNAYGLTETSSTIAVLTPEDHRAAQVARDAAVARRLGSVGRAVPGIELQIRDDDGTVLGPGGSGELFVRGEQVSGRYTGIGSVLDENGWFGTKDIATLDEEGYLFIAGRSDDTIIRGGENIAPTELEDVLIEHPHVREVAVVGVDDAQWGQAIVAVVVPSAGADPDPEELREHVRRNLRGSRTPDRVVFRDELPTTATGKLLRRELIEDLATERRND; encoded by the coding sequence ATGAGCATTTCGTTGCTTCTCGAGATGGCTGTGTCGAGCAATCCCGACCGTACGGCCCTCGTCTGTGCGGATGCCTCCGGTGACTTGCGGTGGACGACTCAGCAGCTCAGCGACCTCGCCGACGGCGGCGCGGGTGTCATCGCGGGATCGAATGCAGGGCACGTCGCCTACGTCGGCACGGGCGGTGGGATGCTGCCGCTGTTGATCTTCGCCGCGGCACGCGCCGGGTTGGCCCTCACCCCAATCAATTACCGGCTGTCCGCCGAGGGGATGCAGGCCCTACTCCGGCGGCTGCCCGAACCGCTGGTAGTCGTCGACAAGCGCTACCAGGAGATGCTCGGAGATGCCTCCGACCGGCTGATGGCCTCCGCCGAGTTCTTGGCCGCCGCGGGCAGCACCGAAGCCGTGACCGGGTTTCCCGACCCGGATGCCGCAGCGATTGTGCTGTTCACTTCGGGCACCACGGCGCAGCCCAAGGCCGTCGAACTCTCGCACCACAACCTGACCAGCTATGTCACCGGCACCGTCGAGTTCGGGTCGGCCGGCACCGATGACGCCGCCTTGATCTGTGTGCCGCCCTATCACATCGCCGGGGTCGGAGCCGCGCTGTCGAATCTGTACGCCGGGCGCAAAATGGTCTATCTGCCGAACTTCGACGCCCACGAGTGGGTCCGGCTGGCCAACGCGGAGCGGGTCACCACGGCGACGGTGGTGCCAACCATGCTGGACCGGATCGTCGCCGTGCTGGCGGAGGGCCAGCATGATCTGCCGGCGCTGCGCAACCTGGCCTATGGCGGTTCGAAGGTCGGTTTGCCGCTGATCCGCCGGGCGCTCGACCTGTTGCCGAAGGTGGGCTTCGTCAACGCCTACGGCCTGACCGAGACCAGCTCGACGATCGCGGTGCTGACCCCCGAGGACCACCGCGCGGCGCAGGTTGCGCGCGATGCCGCCGTCGCCAGGCGGCTGGGGTCGGTCGGCCGGGCGGTGCCGGGCATCGAGCTACAGATTCGCGACGACGATGGCACCGTGCTGGGGCCGGGCGGCAGCGGTGAGTTGTTCGTGCGGGGCGAACAGGTATCCGGCCGCTACACCGGGATCGGCTCGGTGCTCGACGAGAACGGTTGGTTCGGCACCAAGGACATCGCTACCCTCGACGAGGAGGGCTACCTATTTATCGCGGGACGTAGTGACGACACCATCATTCGAGGCGGTGAGAATATCGCGCCCACCGAGCTGGAGGACGTGCTGATCGAGCACCCGCACGTGCGCGAGGTCGCGGTGGTCGGTGTCGACGACGCGCAGTGGGGCCAGGCGATCGTGGCCGTGGTAGTGCCGTCGGCCGGCGCCGATCCCGACCCAGAGGAACTGCGCGAGCATGTCCGCAGGAATCTGCGCGGGTCACGTACCCCGGACCGGGTAGTGTTCCGCGATGAGCTGCCAACCACCGCCACCGGCAAGTTACTTCGCCGGGAGCTCATCGAGGACCTAGCGACGGAGCGACGAAATGATTAA
- a CDS encoding NAD-dependent epimerase/dehydratase family protein: MTGELDLSGIDVDTSAPVLVTGATGYVAGWIVKGLLDAGVTVHAAVRDPNNKAKIAHLVDMAEKSRGDVRFYRADLLADGSYTEAMTGCRIVFHTASPFVRAVDDPQRDLIDPAVKGTANVLSSANLVTSVSRVVLTSSCAAIYTDALDCENAPGGMITEEIWNTTASLTHEPYSYSKLLAEREAWRIAESQNRWRLVVINPSLVIGPAKGPDPTSESFTIVKRIADGSMKMGAPRLGMGVVDVREVARAHIAAAYLPEALGRHIVSGHNTDMLELAQSLQPRFGRDFPLPQRALPKILVWLVAPFVGLSREFVAKNVGHAWRADNAKSQRELGVAYRPLRESMEDMFAQMIEQKLVTSSAN, encoded by the coding sequence ATGACGGGTGAGCTGGATTTGTCCGGGATCGACGTTGACACCAGCGCGCCGGTGCTGGTCACCGGCGCGACCGGATACGTAGCGGGGTGGATCGTCAAGGGCTTGCTGGACGCTGGCGTTACCGTCCACGCCGCCGTTCGTGATCCGAACAACAAGGCCAAGATTGCGCATCTTGTTGACATGGCGGAAAAGTCGCGTGGTGACGTCCGGTTCTACCGCGCTGATCTGCTCGCCGACGGCTCATACACCGAGGCGATGACGGGCTGCCGCATCGTGTTTCATACCGCATCCCCCTTCGTCCGTGCGGTTGACGATCCGCAGCGTGATTTGATCGATCCCGCGGTCAAGGGCACGGCCAACGTCTTGTCCAGCGCCAATCTCGTCACCTCGGTGTCGCGTGTCGTCTTGACCAGCTCGTGTGCGGCGATCTATACCGATGCCCTCGACTGCGAGAACGCGCCGGGCGGCATGATCACCGAGGAGATCTGGAACACGACGGCCTCGCTTACCCATGAGCCGTACAGCTACTCCAAGCTGCTCGCCGAGCGGGAAGCTTGGCGGATAGCCGAAAGCCAGAATCGCTGGCGGCTGGTCGTTATCAACCCGTCGCTGGTGATCGGTCCAGCGAAGGGGCCGGATCCGACGTCGGAAAGCTTCACCATCGTCAAGCGGATCGCGGACGGGTCGATGAAAATGGGCGCGCCTCGGCTCGGGATGGGGGTAGTGGATGTTCGTGAGGTTGCCCGGGCGCACATCGCGGCCGCCTACCTTCCGGAAGCGCTTGGGCGGCACATCGTTTCGGGTCACAACACCGACATGCTCGAGCTGGCTCAGTCGCTGCAGCCGCGGTTCGGGCGAGACTTTCCGCTGCCCCAGCGCGCGCTACCGAAGATCCTGGTGTGGCTGGTTGCCCCATTCGTTGGTCTCAGCCGTGAGTTCGTCGCCAAAAACGTTGGCCACGCTTGGCGGGCTGACAACGCAAAAAGCCAGCGCGAGCTGGGTGTCGCGTATCGGCCGTTGCGCGAGTCGATGGAAGACATGTTCGCGCAGATGATCGAGCAGAAGCTGGTGACTTCATCGGCGAACTAG
- a CDS encoding cytochrome P450: protein MRRRSAASQHPPRVHPLRSPDQLRRMIQGWLGFFEGLTRLGDVVEWSIGPMRETLFFHPDHISEVLASAGASGPLGRPSGGFQEYAGIIGNNGLVMSEGPTWKRQRRLLQPGTHRQSIARYTTVMARCAEEMCDRWGDGDVLGIQGETQQLTRRIMTRTLFGPDLTDAAGDEIKRVMDRQLLLNSIEFIVGNWLSPRVPTPLRTALRRSSDRLRALFADIIEQRRTEGGNLKALRDADLLDILLDARDEDDQPLTEHQLGDEMHNLFLGGYETSANSLAFIVALLARHPDVQDRVAVEVQQAVGIDAPSFSHIKDLPLVEAVVKEALRLYPPVFALPIHVVKTQTMLCGFSFQPGQRVNVCPWVTQRDRRWFAHPMEFRPDRWLDGSTDNIPRFAWIPFGGGPRVCYGQHFAMAEMVVTVAVMARRFAFSLPPGASRDIEAGLTGSAMLRLKNDAVALASRTVGSGSLTTIDQRGRHLQRHA from the coding sequence ATGCGCCGCCGGTCTGCGGCCTCGCAGCATCCGCCGAGAGTTCACCCGCTGCGATCACCAGACCAGCTGCGCCGGATGATCCAAGGCTGGTTGGGCTTCTTCGAAGGGCTCACCCGCTTGGGGGATGTCGTCGAGTGGTCGATCGGTCCGATGCGGGAGACGCTGTTCTTCCACCCCGACCACATCAGCGAGGTGCTCGCATCCGCAGGTGCGAGCGGACCTCTCGGCAGGCCGTCGGGCGGGTTCCAGGAGTACGCCGGCATCATCGGGAACAACGGTCTGGTGATGAGCGAAGGTCCTACGTGGAAAAGACAGCGCCGACTGCTGCAGCCCGGAACACACCGGCAAAGTATCGCCAGATACACAACGGTTATGGCCCGGTGCGCCGAAGAGATGTGTGATCGCTGGGGCGACGGCGATGTGTTGGGCATCCAGGGTGAGACGCAGCAGCTCACCCGGCGGATCATGACGCGAACACTGTTCGGTCCGGATCTCACCGATGCGGCCGGCGACGAGATCAAGCGGGTGATGGACCGCCAATTGCTGTTGAACAGTATCGAATTCATCGTGGGGAACTGGCTCTCGCCAAGAGTTCCCACACCCCTGCGGACGGCGTTACGCAGATCGTCGGACCGCTTACGCGCATTGTTTGCCGACATCATCGAGCAACGCCGGACCGAAGGCGGCAACCTGAAGGCACTCAGGGATGCCGACCTGCTCGACATCCTGCTGGATGCCCGCGACGAGGACGATCAGCCACTGACCGAGCACCAACTCGGTGACGAGATGCACAACCTGTTCCTCGGCGGATACGAGACGTCGGCGAACTCGCTGGCATTCATCGTTGCTCTGCTGGCGCGTCATCCCGACGTGCAGGACCGAGTTGCGGTCGAGGTACAACAGGCAGTGGGCATAGACGCGCCGAGCTTTAGTCACATCAAGGATCTGCCGTTGGTCGAGGCGGTGGTGAAGGAGGCGCTGCGCCTCTATCCACCCGTATTCGCATTGCCAATACACGTCGTGAAGACCCAAACCATGTTGTGCGGCTTTAGCTTTCAGCCCGGACAGCGGGTTAACGTATGCCCGTGGGTGACTCAGCGAGATCGGCGCTGGTTCGCTCACCCGATGGAGTTCCGGCCCGATCGATGGCTCGACGGATCCACCGACAACATCCCGCGTTTCGCCTGGATCCCGTTCGGCGGCGGGCCCAGAGTGTGTTACGGGCAGCACTTCGCCATGGCGGAGATGGTTGTAACCGTGGCCGTTATGGCGCGGCGATTCGCGTTTTCGCTTCCCCCTGGCGCGTCCCGCGACATTGAGGCCGGACTGACCGGAAGCGCCATGCTCAGGCTCAAGAACGATGCGGTGGCATTGGCGTCGCGGACCGTTGGTTCGGGTTCACTCACCACGATCGACCAGCGCGGCCGCCATCTGCAGCGCCACGCTTAG
- a CDS encoding TetR/AcrR family transcriptional regulator: MLASAAQVMRERGAAGVTIDAVLARSGAPRGSVYYHFPDGRNQILAEALQYAGGSITAIIEAAADRGARVLLREFVRFWERLLVDGDFAAGCPVVAAAIGSAQDAPELSAEAGVILGRWCTALTHAFLADGFDEANAASLAVMSIAALEGAIVLCRSTRSADPLREVGEQLEFLITAKEFVSGRKTQRE, translated from the coding sequence ATGCTGGCCAGCGCCGCCCAGGTGATGCGCGAACGGGGGGCCGCGGGTGTGACCATCGACGCGGTGCTAGCCCGCAGTGGCGCCCCACGCGGCTCGGTGTACTACCACTTTCCCGACGGGCGTAATCAGATCCTGGCCGAGGCGCTGCAATACGCCGGAGGCTCCATCACCGCCATCATCGAAGCCGCCGCCGACCGGGGCGCCAGGGTCCTGCTGCGTGAATTCGTCCGGTTCTGGGAACGCCTGCTGGTCGACGGTGACTTTGCCGCCGGGTGCCCCGTGGTGGCGGCCGCCATCGGTTCGGCGCAGGACGCACCCGAGCTGTCCGCCGAAGCCGGTGTGATCTTGGGCCGCTGGTGCACGGCATTGACCCACGCGTTCCTCGCCGACGGTTTCGACGAGGCGAATGCGGCGTCGCTGGCGGTAATGTCGATCGCCGCGCTGGAGGGTGCCATCGTGCTGTGCCGCTCGACTCGCAGCGCCGACCCACTACGTGAGGTTGGCGAACAGCTCGAATTCCTCATCACAGCAAAAGAATTCGTCTCTGGCAGAAAGACCCAGCGGGAGTGA
- a CDS encoding crotonase/enoyl-CoA hydratase family protein, with the protein MTTTSHVSQTSPPELPNLDNVSLERDGHVLLIGLNRPHKRNSFDRAMFADLSRAYALLESDASARAGVLFAHGDHFTGGLDLVDVGPSIATGQTPLADDGRDPWRLDGQWTTPLIAVAHGWCLTLGIELLLAADIRIAAAGTRFSQLEVQRGIYPFGGATIRLPREAGWGNAMRWLLTGDEFDAAEAHRIGLVQEVADDASAALARAREIAHTIADRAAPLGVRATLASAHLARQQGEAAAIKQLIPEMRALFASEDAAEGVQSFVERRQARFQGR; encoded by the coding sequence ATGACCACTACTTCTCACGTTTCCCAGACCTCCCCGCCCGAGCTGCCCAATCTCGACAATGTTTCGCTCGAACGGGACGGACACGTCCTGCTGATCGGCTTGAACCGGCCGCACAAGCGCAACTCGTTCGACCGGGCGATGTTCGCCGACCTGTCCCGGGCCTACGCGCTGCTGGAATCCGATGCCTCGGCGCGCGCGGGGGTGTTGTTCGCGCACGGCGACCACTTCACCGGCGGCCTGGATCTCGTAGACGTCGGTCCGAGCATCGCGACCGGGCAGACGCCGTTGGCCGACGACGGCCGCGACCCGTGGCGGCTGGACGGCCAGTGGACCACGCCGCTGATCGCCGTCGCACACGGCTGGTGCCTGACGCTGGGCATCGAACTGCTGCTGGCCGCCGACATCCGTATCGCGGCGGCCGGAACCCGCTTCTCCCAGCTTGAAGTGCAGCGCGGGATCTATCCGTTCGGGGGCGCGACGATCCGGCTGCCCCGCGAGGCCGGGTGGGGCAACGCCATGCGCTGGCTGCTCACCGGTGACGAGTTCGACGCCGCCGAGGCGCACCGGATCGGGCTGGTCCAAGAAGTGGCCGACGATGCGTCGGCGGCCTTGGCCCGGGCCCGCGAGATCGCACACACCATCGCCGATCGCGCCGCGCCGCTGGGTGTGCGGGCCACCCTAGCGTCGGCGCACCTGGCACGCCAACAGGGCGAGGCCGCCGCGATCAAGCAGCTGATTCCCGAAATGAGGGCGCTGTTCGCCAGCGAGGATGCCGCCGAGGGCGTGCAATCCTTCGTCGAGCGCCGGCAAGCCCGATTCCAGGGCCGCTAG
- a CDS encoding aldehyde dehydrogenase, whose amino-acid sequence MSDSRTEYDNLFIGGRWAKPSTSDVIEVHCPATGEYVGKVPMAAAADVDAAVAAARAAFDNGPWPATPPKERAAVIAAAVKLMEDRKEQFTSLLAAETGQPPTIIETMHWMGSMATMNFFAGAADKVSWTETRTGYYGQTIVSREPVGVVGAIVAWNVPLFLAVNKLCPALLAGCTVVLKPAAETPLSANAVADVFAEAGLPEGVLSVVPGGIATGQALMSNPDIDMFTFTGSSAVGREVGRRAADLLKPCTLELGGKSAAIVLEDVDLAAAVPMMVFSGIMNAGQGCVNQTRILAPRSRYDEIVDAVTNFVQALPVGPPSDPIAQVGPLISEKQRTRVEGYIAKGIEEGARLVCGGGRPGGLDKGFFVQPTVFADVDNKMTIAQEEIFGPVLAIIPYDTEEDAIAIANDSVYGLAGSVWTTDVPKGIEISQKIRTGTYGINWYAFDPGSPFGGYKNSGIGRENGPEGIEHFTQQKSVLLPMGFTIES is encoded by the coding sequence ATGAGCGACAGTAGGACGGAATACGACAACCTCTTTATCGGCGGCAGGTGGGCGAAACCGTCCACCTCCGATGTCATCGAGGTGCACTGCCCGGCCACCGGTGAATACGTCGGCAAGGTGCCGATGGCCGCGGCGGCCGACGTCGATGCCGCGGTCGCCGCGGCGCGCGCCGCATTCGATAACGGCCCCTGGCCCGCTACCCCGCCGAAGGAGCGTGCGGCAGTGATCGCTGCGGCGGTCAAGTTGATGGAGGATCGCAAGGAGCAGTTCACCTCGCTGCTCGCGGCCGAAACGGGCCAGCCGCCGACCATCATCGAGACGATGCACTGGATGGGTTCGATGGCGACGATGAACTTCTTTGCCGGCGCAGCGGACAAGGTCAGCTGGACTGAGACCCGCACCGGCTACTACGGACAAACCATTGTCAGCCGTGAGCCGGTCGGCGTGGTGGGTGCCATCGTGGCCTGGAACGTTCCGTTGTTTTTGGCGGTCAACAAGCTGTGTCCAGCGCTGTTGGCCGGCTGCACGGTGGTGCTCAAGCCCGCCGCCGAAACGCCGTTGTCCGCCAACGCTGTAGCGGACGTATTCGCCGAAGCCGGCCTGCCCGAGGGTGTGCTGTCGGTGGTGCCCGGAGGGATTGCGACCGGGCAGGCTCTGATGTCCAACCCGGACATCGACATGTTCACCTTCACCGGCAGCTCGGCCGTCGGCAGGGAGGTCGGCAGACGCGCCGCGGACCTGCTCAAGCCGTGCACCTTGGAGCTCGGCGGCAAATCCGCGGCCATCGTCCTCGAAGATGTCGACCTGGCCGCAGCGGTTCCGATGATGGTGTTCTCCGGGATAATGAACGCCGGGCAGGGCTGTGTCAACCAGACCCGCATTCTGGCTCCGCGCTCCCGGTACGACGAAATCGTGGACGCGGTAACCAATTTCGTGCAAGCTCTCCCAGTGGGCCCGCCGTCGGACCCGATCGCCCAGGTCGGTCCGCTGATCTCGGAGAAGCAACGGACCCGCGTCGAAGGCTACATCGCCAAAGGCATCGAGGAGGGTGCTCGGCTAGTGTGCGGCGGCGGCCGCCCCGGGGGTCTGGACAAGGGTTTCTTCGTCCAGCCCACCGTATTCGCAGACGTCGACAACAAGATGACCATCGCCCAGGAGGAGATCTTCGGGCCGGTGCTGGCCATCATCCCCTATGACACCGAGGAGGACGCGATCGCGATCGCCAACGATTCGGTGTATGGACTGGCTGGCAGCGTGTGGACCACGGATGTGCCCAAAGGCATCGAGATCTCACAGAAGATCCGCACCGGGACATACGGAATCAACTGGTACGCATTCGATCCCGGCTCACCGTTCGGTGGCTACAAGAACTCCGGCATCGGCCGCGAGAACGGGCCGGAAGGTATCGAACACTTCACCCAGCAAAAGAGTGTGCTGCTGCCGATGGGTTTCACCATCGAAAGCTAG
- a CDS encoding class I SAM-dependent methyltransferase: protein MADSRRVCRVAVYPSVTGAFARRATLRRSLRLLSEFRYEQPDPARFYRALAADTAAMVSDLWLATHGEPPVGRTLLDIGGGPGYFATAFLDAGVGYIGVEPDPSEMHAAGPAVTGAPGTFVRASGMALPFADDSVDICLSSNVAEHVPRPWQLGTEMLRVTKPGGLAVLSYTVWLGPFGGHEMGLTHYLGGARAAARYARKHGRPAKNNYGSSLFAVSAADGLSWASSTGAAIAAFPRYHPRWAWWVTSVPVLREFLVSNLVLVLQPQY from the coding sequence ATGGCCGACAGCCGTAGGGTGTGCCGGGTGGCGGTATACCCCAGTGTCACCGGCGCCTTCGCGCGACGGGCGACGCTGAGGCGCTCGCTGCGATTGCTGTCGGAGTTCCGCTACGAGCAGCCCGACCCGGCACGGTTCTACCGCGCCCTGGCAGCCGACACCGCGGCGATGGTCAGCGATCTGTGGTTGGCCACCCACGGCGAGCCGCCGGTGGGCCGAACGCTGCTGGACATCGGCGGCGGGCCGGGGTACTTCGCGACGGCGTTCCTTGACGCCGGTGTCGGCTACATCGGTGTCGAACCGGATCCGAGCGAAATGCACGCGGCCGGACCCGCTGTCACCGGCGCGCCGGGCACCTTCGTCCGGGCGTCGGGCATGGCACTGCCGTTCGCCGACGACTCCGTCGATATCTGCTTGTCCTCCAATGTCGCCGAACACGTCCCGCGGCCCTGGCAGCTCGGCACCGAGATGCTACGGGTGACCAAGCCGGGCGGGCTGGCCGTGTTGTCCTACACCGTTTGGCTGGGGCCATTCGGTGGGCACGAGATGGGCCTCACCCACTACCTCGGCGGCGCCCGCGCCGCCGCCCGCTATGCCCGCAAACACGGCCGTCCGGCAAAGAACAACTACGGGTCCTCGTTGTTTGCGGTGTCGGCCGCCGACGGTCTGAGCTGGGCCTCCAGCACCGGGGCCGCGATAGCCGCATTTCCCCGCTACCACCCGAGATGGGCGTGGTGGGTGACATCCGTGCCGGTGCTGCGCGAGTTCCTGGTGAGCAATCTAGTACTGGTGCTCCAACCGCAATACTGA